Proteins encoded by one window of Cellvibrio sp. KY-GH-1:
- a CDS encoding VOC family protein, which produces MIPTSAVLRIARPTDNLKKITQMYIDGLGFKLLGSFVAHNGFDGSIIGHERHSYHLEFTHHQGTFVGRAPTQDNLLVFYFSDPHLWSECCDKMLAAGFEPVNAYNDYWDQLGKTFEDIDGYRVVLQNREWLV; this is translated from the coding sequence ATGATTCCAACCTCCGCTGTGTTGAGGATTGCTCGGCCTACAGATAATCTGAAAAAAATAACGCAAATGTACATAGATGGGTTGGGTTTTAAGTTACTGGGGAGTTTTGTAGCGCATAATGGTTTTGATGGCTCGATTATTGGGCATGAGAGGCATAGCTATCACTTGGAATTTACTCACCACCAGGGAACGTTTGTAGGTAGAGCACCAACTCAAGATAATTTGTTGGTGTTTTATTTTTCTGATCCTCACCTGTGGTCAGAATGTTGCGACAAGATGCTTGCGGCGGGTTTTGAACCGGTTAACGCCTACAATGATTACTGGGATCAGTTGGGTAAGACGTTTGAAGATATCGATGGTTATCGCGTTGTGTTGCAGAATCGGGAATGGTTGGTTTGA
- a CDS encoding acetylating acetaldehyde dehydrogenase, translating to MQFIKSLLRDTFFSSALFNSKQQNQKVRVGIIGTGKIGADLLAKVQRSNYLECVLFAGRNLDSAGMIYAAKLGVKVSDKGINAFLESGNQCDIVFDATSAAFHKEHAKLFEELGILAIDMTPSQIGECCVPALGMQEALDHRNISMISCGGQSSIPVAQVLARCIPDVKKISVSSIVSANSIGPGTLANIEEYYHNTKSGLRKYTGVADFEVALHVDEVNLETRMFTSVTAWCDAADLDALQGPLNEMLLRIQRYVPGYRLESSPMVIDGGIRIDLSVEGLGDYLPKYAGNLDIINCAAIAVAEHYAQAVVEGRQVKEAPVMHKELQMEY from the coding sequence ATGCAGTTCATTAAGTCCCTGTTACGCGATACATTTTTTAGTTCGGCGCTGTTCAATTCAAAACAACAAAATCAAAAAGTACGTGTGGGCATTATTGGTACCGGAAAAATTGGTGCTGATCTTCTGGCAAAGGTTCAGCGGTCCAATTATTTGGAATGCGTATTGTTTGCTGGTCGCAATCTTGATTCTGCAGGGATGATTTATGCGGCAAAGTTGGGTGTAAAAGTGTCTGATAAAGGTATCAATGCTTTTTTGGAGTCGGGCAATCAATGCGATATCGTATTTGATGCGACTTCAGCAGCATTTCATAAAGAACACGCAAAATTATTTGAAGAGCTTGGGATTCTCGCTATTGATATGACACCCTCGCAAATTGGCGAGTGCTGTGTTCCTGCCTTGGGAATGCAAGAAGCACTGGATCATCGCAATATCAGTATGATTTCGTGCGGTGGTCAGTCTTCGATTCCAGTTGCACAGGTGTTGGCGCGCTGTATTCCCGATGTGAAAAAAATTTCCGTCTCTTCGATTGTCTCGGCCAATTCTATCGGGCCAGGCACTTTGGCTAATATCGAAGAGTATTACCACAACACTAAATCCGGATTACGCAAATACACCGGGGTTGCTGATTTTGAAGTGGCCTTGCATGTGGATGAAGTGAATTTAGAAACCCGGATGTTTACCAGTGTAACCGCCTGGTGTGATGCTGCAGATCTGGATGCGTTGCAAGGGCCGCTCAATGAAATGCTGTTGCGCATTCAGCGCTATGTTCCTGGTTATCGTTTGGAGTCCAGTCCAATGGTTATTGATGGCGGTATACGCATAGATCTGAGTGTTGAAGGTTTGGGCGATTACTTACCTAAATATGCCGGTAATCTGGATATCATCAATTGTGCCGCTATTGCTGTGGCAGAGCACTATGCCCAGGCAGTGGTGGAGGGACGTCAAGTAAAAGAGGCTCCCGTAATGCACAAAGAGTTGCAAATGGAATATTGA
- a CDS encoding serine hydrolase, protein MIIIRFIALLWFVVFTFNSVAETSVVDVGAHQTLKDSFIKHYNASDFNALYSMASEPYKQRVDEQEFVAWLQESRNRCGAIKSSQLTDDLDSVKYFALKGEQQTVRLELSAASATQFNDVNLVVLNRNSGSVLASSNPRRSALEKQVDTALQNLRRDPRTVGFSVGIYYQKKSYLFHYGTTEHDKAILPTNNTRYEIASISKTFTGTLLAQAVVEKKLTLEDDVRTYLAGDYNNLVFDGEPIRIKHLLNHRSGLPLIFPDEPMIFADQNYEQIPYRIIAARTGYTRERFLTDLRAFKLTAKPGNQFRYSNVSADLAALILEQLYQKPFTQLLSEKLFVPLRMKNSELQVVQVEHPQLAFGYNEKAKVMPRNIGIIGADGSIRSTAEDLLRYLRYHLDERDPAVRVSHTATYGALPRYAVGLNWQMKTDWRNTRQLWQSGGSFGFSSYATLIPEQGLAIAILSNESDPQAQQRLESAAREIYHRLR, encoded by the coding sequence ATGATTATCATTAGGTTTATTGCTTTGCTGTGGTTTGTTGTGTTCACTTTTAATTCGGTGGCCGAAACTTCTGTCGTTGATGTTGGTGCACATCAAACCCTAAAGGACAGCTTTATCAAGCATTACAATGCAAGTGATTTTAATGCATTGTATTCAATGGCGAGTGAGCCGTATAAACAGCGCGTTGATGAGCAGGAGTTTGTGGCTTGGTTGCAGGAAAGTCGTAACCGTTGTGGTGCAATAAAAAGTAGCCAATTGACGGATGATTTAGACAGCGTCAAATATTTTGCATTAAAGGGCGAGCAACAAACGGTGCGGCTCGAACTCAGTGCGGCATCGGCTACGCAGTTTAACGATGTGAATCTTGTTGTGCTTAATCGCAACTCCGGCTCCGTGTTGGCCAGCAGTAATCCGCGGCGCAGCGCACTTGAAAAGCAGGTTGATACAGCATTGCAAAACTTGAGGCGCGATCCGCGCACGGTGGGTTTTTCAGTCGGTATCTATTACCAGAAAAAATCCTATCTGTTTCACTACGGTACGACGGAACACGACAAAGCGATTCTCCCGACAAACAATACCCGTTATGAAATCGCTTCAATTAGTAAAACCTTTACAGGTACCTTACTGGCGCAGGCGGTAGTGGAAAAGAAGCTGACGCTTGAAGATGATGTTCGCACTTATTTGGCCGGCGATTATAACAATCTGGTATTTGATGGTGAGCCGATTCGCATCAAGCATTTATTGAACCATCGCTCGGGACTGCCCTTGATTTTCCCTGATGAACCGATGATCTTTGCTGATCAAAATTACGAACAAATACCTTATCGCATTATTGCGGCGCGAACAGGCTATACCCGCGAGCGTTTTCTAACGGATTTGCGGGCATTCAAGCTGACAGCAAAACCCGGTAATCAATTCCGTTATTCCAATGTTTCGGCAGATCTGGCGGCGTTGATTCTTGAGCAGCTTTATCAAAAGCCGTTTACACAATTGCTCTCTGAAAAACTGTTTGTGCCTCTGCGTATGAAGAATAGCGAGCTTCAAGTTGTACAAGTAGAGCATCCACAGCTCGCGTTCGGCTACAACGAGAAAGCCAAGGTAATGCCGCGCAATATTGGTATCATCGGTGCAGATGGCAGTATTCGGTCTACAGCGGAAGATCTATTGCGTTATTTACGCTATCACCTTGATGAACGTGACCCGGCAGTGCGCGTGTCGCACACCGCGACTTACGGTGCTTTACCCCGGTATGCGGTCGGGCTCAATTGGCAAATGAAAACAGATTGGCGTAACACCCGCCAATTGTGGCAGAGCGGCGGCTCGTTTGGTTTTAGTTCCTATGCCACACTTATTCCTGAACAGGGTTTGGCGATTGCAATCCTAAGTAACGAGTCTGATCCGCAAGCGCAACAGCGATTGGAATCTGCAGCCCGAGAAATTTATCATCGATTGCGTTAG
- a CDS encoding glycerol-3-phosphate dehydrogenase/oxidase, giving the protein MKYDLVVIGAGIQGAGVAQAAAAAGYSVLVVEKTAPAAGTSSKSSKLIHGGLRYLESAQFGLVHESLHERALLLRLAPELVKLKPLHIPVYEDSTRSPLTIRAGLSLYAFLAGLTKDSLFRQLPKAQWSDLAGLRQDNLKAVFRYYEAQTDDAALTRSVLQSAVLLGADLMMPAQFISAERNGQCCKVEIETGNKHESVSCRVLVNCAGPWVQDVLAKVSPALPTPGIELVQGSHLLLPPLLDQYFYLEAPSDKRAVFVLPWEGQLLVGTTEKVHQGLPEKAVCSNEEREYLLATLRHYFSDLAIPEGQVETFAGLRVLPKSEKQAFSRPREVMFAVDDEAHPRVLSVMGGKLTTYRATAEQALQRLMPSLPTKERRADTALVSLLPVH; this is encoded by the coding sequence ATGAAATACGACCTGGTCGTGATTGGGGCGGGTATTCAGGGGGCTGGCGTTGCTCAAGCGGCGGCGGCGGCGGGTTATTCTGTGCTCGTAGTGGAAAAAACCGCACCTGCTGCGGGTACATCGAGTAAATCCTCCAAGCTGATCCACGGTGGTCTGCGTTATCTTGAGTCGGCCCAATTTGGTCTGGTGCATGAAAGTTTGCATGAGCGAGCGTTGTTGCTGCGCTTGGCTCCGGAGTTGGTGAAGCTAAAGCCGCTTCACATTCCTGTTTATGAGGATTCAACGCGGTCCCCGTTAACGATTCGTGCCGGCTTAAGCCTTTATGCATTCCTGGCCGGGCTTACCAAAGATTCCCTCTTCAGGCAGTTACCCAAAGCACAGTGGTCGGATTTGGCCGGGTTGCGACAGGATAATCTCAAAGCCGTATTTCGCTACTACGAGGCTCAAACCGATGATGCGGCCCTGACGCGCTCGGTATTGCAGTCCGCAGTGTTGCTCGGAGCCGATTTGATGATGCCGGCCCAATTTATTTCCGCTGAGCGCAATGGGCAGTGTTGCAAGGTTGAGATAGAAACAGGCAACAAACATGAGTCGGTTAGTTGTCGGGTGCTGGTGAACTGCGCTGGTCCTTGGGTTCAGGATGTTCTCGCTAAGGTTTCGCCGGCGCTACCGACACCGGGAATTGAACTCGTGCAAGGTAGCCATTTGTTATTGCCTCCGCTGTTGGACCAATATTTTTATCTGGAGGCACCGAGCGATAAGCGCGCCGTATTCGTATTACCCTGGGAGGGGCAGCTGCTAGTCGGAACCACGGAGAAGGTTCATCAAGGCCTGCCAGAGAAAGCGGTTTGCTCCAATGAAGAGCGGGAATATCTCCTGGCTACTTTGCGCCATTACTTTTCCGATTTGGCAATACCAGAAGGGCAGGTTGAGACCTTTGCCGGTTTGCGTGTGTTGCCTAAAAGTGAGAAGCAAGCTTTTTCTCGCCCACGGGAGGTTATGTTTGCAGTAGACGATGAGGCCCATCCGCGCGTGCTGTCGGTGATGGGGGGCAAGTTGACCACCTATCGCGCTACGGCTGAACAGGCGTTGCAGCGGTTGATGCCATCCTTACCTACCAAAGAGCGTCGTGCAGACACTGCCTTGGTATCCTTGCTCCCTGTGCATTGA
- a CDS encoding aspartate carbamoyltransferase, producing MNFTGAHILSITQFERADIQRIFDVADTMEPYALRRKVTRVLEGAILGNMFFEPSTRTRVSFGAAFNLLGGNVRETTGFESSSLTKGESLFDTARVLSGYSDVICMRHPHAGSVAEFAEGSRVPVINGGDGPNEHPTQALLDLYTIRKELRSKGRDLDGLRIAMIGDLKHGRTVHSLCKLLCIFSKVSVTLVSPKELAMPEYIVEELRKVGHKVTITDDLPASIANIDIAYSTRIQEERFASKEEADQYRGRFRLNQSIYTQYCEPNTVIMHPLPRDSRADANELDNDLNTNPNLAIFRQTDNGVLVRMALFALVLDVADQVEKYSREVHWYNSLRSN from the coding sequence GTGAACTTCACCGGTGCCCATATTCTCTCCATTACCCAATTTGAACGTGCCGACATTCAGCGTATTTTCGATGTGGCCGACACTATGGAACCCTATGCCTTGCGTCGCAAAGTCACGCGTGTGCTGGAGGGTGCAATTCTCGGTAACATGTTTTTTGAGCCCAGCACGCGGACCCGCGTAAGTTTTGGGGCTGCATTTAATTTGCTGGGTGGCAATGTGCGTGAAACCACGGGTTTTGAAAGCTCTTCACTCACCAAAGGCGAATCATTATTTGATACTGCGCGTGTGCTGTCCGGTTATAGCGATGTAATTTGTATGCGCCACCCGCATGCAGGTTCGGTGGCGGAATTTGCCGAAGGTAGCCGTGTACCCGTTATCAACGGCGGTGATGGCCCCAATGAGCACCCAACACAAGCCTTGTTGGATCTTTACACCATTCGCAAAGAGTTGCGCTCCAAGGGGCGTGATCTCGATGGCTTACGTATTGCCATGATTGGTGATTTAAAGCACGGCCGTACCGTACACTCATTGTGCAAATTGTTGTGCATATTTAGCAAGGTCAGTGTCACCTTGGTATCGCCCAAAGAATTGGCAATGCCGGAATACATTGTTGAAGAGCTGCGCAAGGTTGGTCACAAGGTAACAATCACTGACGATTTGCCGGCGAGTATTGCCAATATCGATATTGCTTACTCTACGCGCATTCAAGAAGAGCGTTTTGCGAGTAAGGAAGAAGCAGATCAATACCGCGGCCGCTTCCGTTTGAATCAATCGATCTACACCCAATATTGCGAACCCAACACCGTCATTATGCATCCACTCCCGCGCGATTCCCGCGCCGATGCCAATGAACTGGACAACGACCTCAACACCAACCCCAATCTCGCAATCTTCCGTCAAACCGATAACGGTGTGTTAGTGCGCATGGCGCTATTTGCGTTAGTGTTGGATGTGGCTGATCAAGTGGAAAAATATTCCCGCGAAGTGCATTGGTATAACTCGCTACGTTCGAATTAA